The sequence CTTTATAAGTACCTTATTTCTTAGCTTACTATATCTATGTAAAATAATAGGGTTGTTACACAATGGTATTTTTTATAATAGTGAATCCCTAAGTTTTGTAAAAGTTTTTATCCAAGCACTGTTGGGAATTTTAGCTGTAACTCTATCCTATTTTATTTCATAACAAACAAAGATCTTTTCTATCAAATGGTTTAATATTAGCGTATATTGGCAGGTGAAGTCCGAGAATCTGTTTTACATATGGAAGAAGACCAAAGCCGAGGCCAACCGCTATATCTTCATGTGCCCTATGTGTTAGCATAGTTGTCAGTGATAAATAAAAGCATTTGTGGTAGTATTGAGGTACCACAGGAAAGGATCTGACACTATGCAATACAGTCAAGAGTTAAAGAATTCGATCACGCGGAGAATGTTACCTCCGAATAATGAGTCTATCAGCAAAATATCTAAAGAGGAAGGCATCTCAGAGCAGACGCTGCGCAACTGGAGAGATAATGCCAGAGCAAACGGTATTGCTGCACCTGCAAATGATGCAATATCCGACAAATGGAGCACTCAGGATAAGTTCCTCATCGTTGTGGAAACAGCAGGAATGAGTGAAACAGAACTTGCTGAGTATGCCCGTCAAAAGGGGCTTTATGTTGAGCAGATACATGCATGGAAAGATGCCTGTATGAATGCCAACGGTGGTGTTGCCCAAGAGGC is a genomic window of Clostridiales bacterium containing:
- a CDS encoding helix-turn-helix domain-containing protein, producing the protein MLPPNNESISKISKEEGISEQTLRNWRDNARANGIAAPANDAISDKWSTQDKFLIVVETAGMSETELAEYARQKGLYVEQIHAWKDACMNANGGVAQEA